A portion of the Calliphora vicina chromosome 5, idCalVici1.1, whole genome shotgun sequence genome contains these proteins:
- the LOC135961945 gene encoding uncharacterized protein LOC135961945 has product MKPFTLVILQFITIFFLCKFYAVKCEDKRKWLEIGKELYRVEPEGNYTWQQAMTECKRELSNLISPRGDYDYAKLKAAIKHSFKNYSSFWTDSKVDWKKTFLQQIGLGKVAKHHQKCNKFDNSSMFKYLPDDCENSLGFICEKTLLTEYTSFKIKNTLYFLQPLQQFNCEQAYDQCEKREMSLVLLTDHDKNNLLKDYIFIHYGSTVSFWFGYNNETHYSCATHKRGQNIAYNSKLGFICQRSYLNAQTLSTRHLVLLIFLATAVVISITIYAFVRCFFTRKEDIFYLTEVYYPQDIKVNDIK; this is encoded by the exons ATGAAACCCTTCACTCTAgtaattttgcaatttataaCCATCTTCTTTTTATGTAAATTCTATGCAGTAAAATGTGAAGATAAACGTAAATGGCTGGAAATTGGCAAAGAATTGTATCGTGTTGAACCTGAGGGAAAT TACACTTGGCAACAAGCGATGACCGAGTGTAAAAGGGAGCTTTCAAATTTAATAAGTCCCAGAGGTGACTACGACTATGCTAAATTGAAGGCTGCCATAAAACATAGTTTTA aaaattattcctCCTTTTGGACTGATAGCAAGGTAGATTGGAAAAAGACCTTTCTCCAGCAAATCGGTTTGGGAAAAGTTGCAAAACATCATCAAAAGTGCAATAAATTTGATAATTCATCAATGTTTAAGTATTTGCCGGACGACTGTGAAAATTCGCTTGGTTTTATATGCGAGAAAACTTTACTCACAgaatatacatcatttaaaatcaaaaatacattgtattttttacaaccCCTTCaacaa tttaaCTGCGAACAAGCCTACGATCAGTGCGAGAAACGTGAAATGTCCTTGGTGCTGTTGACGGATCATGACAAAAATAACTTGCTAAAGGACTATATATTTATTCATTATGGCTCGACTGTTAGTTTTTGGTTTGGCTACAACAATGAGACCCACTACAGTTGTGCCACCCATAAACGAGGTCAAAATATTGCATACAATTCGAAATTGGGTTTCATCTGTCAGCGGAGTTATTTAAATGCTCAAACTCTAAGTACGAGACATTTGGTTTTACTAATATTTCTTGCAACGGCCGTTGTTATATCCATTACTATTTATGCATTTGTCAGATGTTTTTTCACCAGAAAAGAGgatattttctatttgacaGAAGTATATTATCCCCAGGATATTAAAGTTAATGACATCAAATAA
- the LOC135962451 gene encoding uncharacterized protein LOC135962451 translates to MKHFIILGLIIVAIFLICKCQAEENISNNRKWLEIENISYRIEPDNKYTLKQAVAECIKDHSNLIMPEGHSNYAKLKDALKHDFKNSSSFWINSRAKWSDVSRQMNLASHQKCFKIDNNSNKKTTTFNPLPHDCEHQLGFICEKRFLNEFSFFNNGTINYLVQPNKEFTFEQASHQCQQRQMYLVTFENYIQNTLLKDYIFYNYNSKVSFWFDCGNSTDNNCATQQQHNKLGFICQQSYLKPPVITMRHWVLIILVTSTVCLAIIIKIIAILIRRSMYKKVKSFNLPVTHQTELPEAVVTTTIGS, encoded by the exons ATGAAACATTTCATTATACTTGGACTAATAATTGTAGCCATCTTCCTTATATGCAAATGCCAGGCagaagaaaatatttcaaataaccGTAAATGGCtggaaattgaaaatatttcatatcgTATTGAACCCGATAATAAG TACACTTTGAAACAGGCAGTAGCCGAGTGTATAAAAGATCATTCAAATTTAATAATGCCCGAAGGTCACAGCAACTATGCCAAATTGAAAGATGCCCTTAAACATGACTTTA aaaattcttcaTCGTTTTGGATTAACAGCAGGGCAAAATGGAGCGATGTCTCACGACAGATGAATTTAGCAAGCCACCAAAAGTGTTTCAAAATAGAcaacaattcaaataaaaagaCAACAACTTTTAATCCTTTACCACATGATTGTGAACATCAACTGGGTTTCATTTGTGAGAAACgctttttaaatgaattttcattCTTTAACAACGGCACCATTAACTACTTGGTGCAGCCAAATAAAGAG TTTACCTTCGAACAGGCCTCTCATCAGTGCCAACAGCGACAAATGTATTTGGtgacatttgaaaattatatccAGAATACTTTACTTAAGGattatatattttacaattataatTCCAAGGTCAGTTTTTGGTTTGACTGCGGTAATAGTACCGATAACAATTGTGCcacccaacaacaacataataaaTTGGGTTTTATCTGCCAGCAGAGTTATTTAAAGCCGCCAGTTATCACTATGAGACATTGGGTTTTGATTATATTAGTGACATCGACGGTTTGCTTAGCcatcattattaaaataatagcaaTTTTAATTCGCAGATCTatgtataaaaaagtaaaatcatttaatttgccAGTAACACACCAAACAGAATTACCAGAAGCTGTCGTTACCACGACAATTGGATCTTAG